The Acidipropionibacterium virtanenii DNA segment GTCAGGGGTGGGAATCGCGATCCTCATCAGATCACCGCGAGTCCGATCGCCACTGCATGGCAGGCCGCCCCCAGAGCGGTGCCCGCGTGGAAGATCTCGTGGAATCCGAACCATGCCGGCCAGGGATCGGGCCTGCGACGCGCATATGCCACCGCGCCGAGGGTGTAGCACACTCCGCCGGCCAGGATGAGGATGACGACGGCCGCTCCCCCGGAGCGCCAGAACTGGGGCAGCCACCACAGGGCGGTCCAACCCATCACAATGTACAGACCGGTGTAGAGCCCCCTGGGGGCATCTGTCCACCGCACCCGGAACAGCACCCCGGCCACCGCACACCCCCAGATGACCGACAGCAGCACGACCCGGGAGGCCCCGGTGAGCATGGACACCGCCAGCGGGGTGTAGGTACCTGCGATGAACACGGCAATATTGGCGTGGTCGATCCGCCGCAGCATGCGCTTGATCCGGGGGGCCCACGGAATCCGGTGGTAGACGGCGGAGTTGCCGAACAGGACGATGCCGGTGCAGATCCATACCGCGACGGCGAACCGGTTGCCCCACGATCCGCCCGCGACGATGAGTCCCAGGCCCGAGACCAGGACCAGAGGCGCCATCACGGTGTGGATCCAGCCCCGCAGCCGCGGGACAGGTTCCAACTCCCCAGGAACGGCCAGCAGGCGGTCGCGTCCACGAACTACTGTCTCCATCGCGCTCCCCTGATCCTCACCACAACCTACCGAACCGTAGGTTGGCGCCAACGGTACTCTCAGACCGCGGCGGTGCCAATGGGTCGCCACGGCGCCCGGGGGAGGCTCTAGGCTTGAGACCATGCACCCTGCCGAGCACTACATCGCGAAGGCGGGCGAGCTGCTGGACCGCCTTCACCCCTCGGGCCTCCTGTACAACACGTACGAGGCCCGGCTGCTGGACCAACTCGACCGCACACGCCTGCCGCAGCATGTCGCCGTGCTCGCCGACGGCAATCGGCGCTGGGCCAGGCTGAACGCTCCCGGGCAGCCTCTGGTGGCCGGCTACCAGGCCGGCTCCGACAAGCTCCAGGCGTTCTGCCACTGGTGCGACGGGGTCGGTATCCCGGTCGTGACCCTGTGGGTGCTCTCCACCGACAACCTGCAGCGCGCCGAGACCGGTGAGCTGGGCCCACTGCTGAAGGTCATCGAGTCGCTCGTCACGACGCTCTCGCACAACCCCAGATGGCGGGTCCAGGCCGTCGGCGACATGGGGCTGCTCCCCACCGAGATGGCAGCATCCCTCGCCCAGGCCAAGGAGAGCTCGGCCGGCCACCAGGGCATGCACATCAATGTCGCGATCGCCTACGGAGGCCGCCACGAGCTGCGCGACGCCGTGCGGTCGCTGCTCGCCGAGGAGGCCTCCAGAGGCGCCTCCCTGGAGGAGCTGTCCCGATCACTGGAGATCGACCAGATCGCAGAGCACCTCTACACGAAGGGCCAGCCCGACCCCGACCTCATCATCCGCACGTCCGGGGAGCAGCGCCTGTCGGGTTTCCTCATGTGGCAGAGCGCGCACTCCGAATTCTACTTCTGCGAGGCCCTGTGGCCGGATTTCCGCAAGGTCGACTTCTTCCGGGCGCTGCGCTCCTTCACCCAGCGAGAGCGCCGCTACGGCAGATGAGCAGAGGAGGAGACGACCCCTCCACGCTCCCGCAGGCGTTCGCTGCCTTTCCCGAGCGGGCCAGGTCCGCGAGAGGCTCAGACTCTGCGCCAGAGGGGATCCTTGAGCTCCAGATAGTCGGTCACGGGTTCGAAGCAGACGGTGCCCCGGCACACGTAGGCCGTGGGCCCCTGCTCGTCCCCTCGCTCATCGAACCACCCGTCGAATCCTTCGGTGCCGGCAGCGCCCCTCATCAGTGCAGATCCTGACGGCGCCATCCGCCAGGCGGCAGCCGCGAGTTCCCCGGGGGCTCCGTCCTCCTCGACCACAACGACGGCTGCCGGACGCAGCCCCCGTCGTGCGTCGTCGGCGATCAGGTGGTCGGCCAGCGCCCACCCCGCGTATCGGGGAGCCTCGGCGACCACCGGCGCCAGACGCCGCGACGCCTGCTCGGCGCGCTCCACCAGGTCGTCGCGCCCGGCCATCAGGCCCACCCGGCGAAGCGCCTTGACCATCGCGGAGGTGGCCGAGGGGTTCGCGTCGTCGGTGAGGGCCCGTGCCGGCGCCACCACCAGGTCCGAGCCGGACGCGTCGGCGAACGCCCCGCCCGCCTCCGAGAACCGGTCGACCGCGACGTCGAGTACCTGAACGGCGCGCTCCAGCCAGACCTGGCGCCCGGTCGCTCCCGCGAGGCCGGCCAGGGCCAGCCCCAGATGGGCGTGGTCCTCGGTGACGGCCGATGTCCCGGGACGGCCGTGGAGCGAGGTCCGCAGCAGACGGCCGTCACGCCAATGGGCGTTCCACAGATTCTCTGCGAGCTCGCAGGCCCATTCCACCCAGGACCATTCGCGCAGAATCATCCCGGCCTCCACCAGGGAGTCGATGACCATCGCGTTCCAAGCCGTGATCACCTTCTCGTCGCGAGCCGGCCGCGAGCGCAGCGCACGGTACTCGAGCATCCGGTCGAGATCGGCGTTGATCCTCTCCCAGTCCAGCCGTCCCCGCATCTGCAGGGTCGAGAGGTCGCCCTCGACGTTCCCCTCATCGCCCAGGTGCAGCAACGGGCGAAGCCACTCCGCCTCGTCGGCGCCCAAGGCGTCGACCAGCAGCTGGGGATTCCAGAGGTAGAAGATGCCCTCGTGGGTGTGGCCGGCCAGGTCGTCGGAGTCGGCGTCCAGGGATGCGGCCAGCAGGCCCTCCTCGGTCGTCATCTCGCGCCTCAACCAGCCGACAGTCCGGCGTACCGCGTGATCGTAGAGGGCGCGCCGGTCGGGGTCGTGGTCTGCGGTGCGCCGCCAGCATCGGGCCATCGTGCCCAGCAGCAGACCGTTGTCATTGAGCATCTTCTCGAAGTGCGGCACGGTCCACTGAGAGTCAGTGCTGTAGCGATGGAAACCGCCTCCCACCTGATCGAACACCCCGCCGCGGACCAGGTGTTCGCAGGTGTTCTGAGCCATGTCCAGGCTGGTCGGATCGCCCTTGACCAGAAGGGCGTCGATGAGGGTGGGGGTCGGGAACTTGGTGGGACCGCCGAATCCGCCGTTGACGATGTCGTAGTCGGAGCCGACCGCGTCGAGGAGTTCCTGGGCGGTCGGCATCCGCACCGCGGCATCCTCGTGGCCCGCCTCGTCCGGCTGCTGCGCGGACGCCATCGCGCGCAGCTGCCCGGTGATCTCCCCCGCCTGCTGGACCACTTCGTCGCGACGCTCCTGCCAGGCCTGCCCGAGTGCCCGGACGACGTCGACGAATGCGGGCTGTCCGCCACGGGGCTCGGGTGGGAAGTAGGTCCCGGCGAAGAAGGGCCGACCGTCGGGAGTGCAGAACACCGTGTTCGGCCAGCCGCCGGATCCGGTGAGGGCCAGCGTCGCCTGCATGAGTGAGGCGTCCACGTCGGGATTCTCCTCGCGGTCCACCTTGATCGCGACGAAGTACTGGTTGACCACCTCGGCGACCGCCGGGTCGGAGAATGACTCCAGAGCCATCACATGGCACCAGTGGCACGATGAGTACCCGACGCTGACGAGCAGGGGAAGGTTCCTGACCCGGGCCTCGTCGAACGCCTCGGGGCCCCATCCGAACCAGTCGACGGGGTTTGCAGCGTGGGACAGCAGGTACGGGCTCGTGGCGTCGGCTAGGTGATTCGGCACGCCGGACAGCCTACGGCCCCGCTCCGGACGTCGCTACATCACCGCCAGGGGTTCGACCGCGGCGCCTTGCCCGAAGCTTGCGAGCCTGTTCGCCGGGGGCACCGGATCCTCGGCACGTCGAGATCCATCGTCCACAACAAGACGGCGTGCGCGCCGACCAACGTCAGTGACTCGCCGTGAGCTGCCAACACCTCGACCACGTTGATGATCGCTCGGCGACTCCACTCGATCTCAGTGCGTGGTGCCTTGAACTCCGTCATGCGACTCGCCGCCCCACGAGGACGTCGGCCTGTTCAACCATGCGGTCAATGCCGCCGTAGGCGTCGATGACGGCCTGATCGCGCGCGACGACGGCCTGATCGCGCGCGACGACGGTGATGCCGTCGATCCTGGTCCGCCCGAGCTCACTGACACCGTCGAACGGGATCAGCGTCACCCGCATCCCGAACGAGCCCCGCTCTTTGCGAACAAGGCCGGCAACTCCAGCCGCTCGCTCAACTTCGTCGACGTAGAGAACCGGCCACGCCTCCCCTGCGCTGGAGCGATAGAGGTTCGCACCAGCGTCACCGGTCACGGCATACTCGATACTTGCGGTATCGAGTGCCTCCGCAATGTCGTAAGCCGTCGGACCTGCCTTGAAGTCGACAGCACCCGGACGACGAGTGAGACGGGCAACCCTGCCAACCCGAAACAGCAAATCGGCTTCCTTGCCGTTGATCGCACGACCTTTCACGTCGATGAGCCCGATCCGAGCCCAGCGCTGTAACCACGCCTCGACGCCCGGCGTCACCGCGAGGCCAAGCTTCGGATCGAGCGCCAGTCGCGCGGCAGCTATCGCACCGACGTCGGCAGCCCCCGTGACACCGATCGGCGCTCCCAATACCGCCAGGATCTCCTGCGCAAGGTCAAACGAAGGACTGACCGCTCCGGCCTCGATCCGCGTCACCGTCGTCGGAGCGACGTCGACCAGTGCCGCGAGTTGACGGGCGCTCACAGATCTGCAACATGCTGGGACAGTCAGCCGAAAGCTAACACGTTCCCACGACCTGCTGGCGGCCCCGCTCCGGACGTCGCTACATCACTTCTCCGAGCCGCCTGCCGCATCCCCGGCCGGATCCTCGGATGCGGGCCGCTTGAGCTCTGGCCCCGAGGGCACCTCCTCGAAGTCGATGCCTCGGATGTTGCGCCGGATGCTGAACCAGGCGATCACTCCGAATGCGGCCAGCGCGAGGAACACGATGAGGTTCTGGAATCCCGGGCCGATCATCTCCACTGGCATGCCTCGACAGTATCGAGCCACGAGGCGCCGATCCAGCCCGAATGACAGAATGTCACCCGTGACGGACGGTGCGGCTCAGACTGGCGGACGGCTCAGCCCCGAGGAGCGTGAGCGGATCTCGCAGCGCTATCCCAGGCGCCGACCCCGCCTGTGGATTCCGCTCGTCTGCCTGGCGGGCGCCCTGCTGGTCGCCTGGACGGTGTGGTCGGGACTGCATCACTCCGACGAGCCGATGCAGGTCCAGCTGTTCGGCTATCAGGTGGTCGGTGACTCCTCGGTCGAGGTGACCCTCGACGTACACCGCTCCGATCCTTCCGTCTCGGGCTCATGCACCGTCTACGCCCTGTCCCAGGACAACCAGCGGGTCGGAGAGACACCGCTGCGGATCGTCCCTGCCTCCAGCGAGGACGTGCGGATCACGGCGCACGTGAAGACGTTCTCGAAGGCCGTCACCGCCCAGCTGGAGAACTGCCAGGCCTCCCGATGACAGCCTGCGCGGCACAGCCGGTGGCGCGGGGCGAATAGGGGCTCCCCGTGCCGCAGCTGTAGGCTAGGGGGATGCCTGAGTCCCAAGACACCGTGTGGCTTACCCAAGAGGCGTTCGACAAGCTCACCAAGGAGCTCGCTTACCTCAAGGGTGAGGGCCGCACCGAGATTTCCAAGAAGATTGCCGAGGCCCGTTCCGAGGGCGACCTCTCCGAGAACGGCGGCTACCATGCCGCTCGCGAGGAGCAGGGTCAGGCCGAGGCCAGGATCATTCAGCTCGACCACATGTTGCGCAATGCGCAGGTCGGCGAGAAGCCTGCCGGTTCCCACAAGGTGGTGCCGGGATCGAAGGTCACAGTCTGCTACTTCGGCGACAGGTCCGACACGGAGACATTCCTGCTCGGTTCCCGTGAGATGGTGGGCCTCGACGACTCTGTCGACACTCCCGTCTATTCCCCGCAGTCCCCCCTCGGGGCGGCCGTACTTGATCTGGAGGTCGGCGCCACGGCGTCCTACAACGCCCCGAACGGCAAGACCATCGAGGTCACCGTCCTCGACGTCACTGACTGATCTCCGAGATCTCCCTCACAGGGGATCCGGCCCGCTCGAGGGTTGCCGGCTACACGGTCCTGACCGCGATCCGTCCCATCACCGTCGACATGTCCATCCGGGCCGAGCCGTTGCCGACGATGTACTCGTCGACCGAGGATCCGCCGTCCGGCCAGGAGATGAGTCCGGGCCGGGCATCCGCCCTGACGGCGACATTCGATCCGGCGGCAAGCTTGACGGTGAGGTTGCCCGATTCGACGCGGATCCGGGAGCGCCCCGTGTCGATCGGTCCGACGAGGGTGGAGCCCCCGGCCTGGAACAGTGCCTCTCCGATGTGCCGGATATCGGCGATGTCTGCCACTGCGGCGGTGACGCGAACGGAATCGACGTCGGGCACTCCTGAGAGGCGCAGTGCGCCTCCGGCCAGCTCCACGTCAAGGGCCAGGTCCGGATGCATCCGGATGACGAGTTCGGGGCCGAGACCCAGGTCCTTGAGCCCCTCGGAGTCCTTGGGGAACCTGAGTCTGAGAAGTCCTGACAGGTCCGGGGCGATGCGTCCCTCCGAGGTGATCTCGACGATGTCGCCGATCCTGCGCCGGTTGTGCTTGCCCTCCACCTGTACGCCCGGTGTCGCGGGGTCGCCGATGATGGTGACCCGGCGACCCACGCAACGCACGGAGAGCCGGGTGACGGTGTCATGGGAGGCCTCGTCCGTGCCTCCTGGGCCGCGCTGCCCGGGCCTGGGCGAGCCGGTCGCGCCCCCGGCGGCGTCGACCACCGACTCCGCCACCCCCGTGACCCGTTTCCAGGCGGACCTGAGCCCCTCCCGCGCTTCCGGGGGGACCCGATTCCAGGACTCGTCGAAGAAGCCTCGTGAGCCCGCCTGCGCTCCAGATGGAGTGTCCCCTGCCCCGGCCCCCATTCCCTCACCGGCGGTGTCCTCTTCGCCGGCCCCCTGATCGGGGGTCGGCGCCGACGCCGGTTCCGACGTCGCGTCCTGCTCGGCGCGATCCTCATCGGCCTGCTGGTTGACGGCCTCGATACGTCTTGAGGCCTCGGCCGCATCGATACGCCCGGCGGCGAGATCCGCGAGGATCCCGGAAAGTTCAGGAGTTGCGCTCATATCGCAACATTCTACGGGGTCGCCGCGTTCTCCTCGTCCGGAGTTCCGGGCCCTTCGTCGGCGTCCTCCTCGTCGACGTCTTCCTCATCCTCGGCCTCTTCCTCCTCGTCATCGACGTGGGCCATGGCTCTGGCGAAGGCCACGCCGAAGGCGACCAGCGGGATCGCGAAGAGGGCGCCGACGATACCCGCCAGGACACTGCCGACGGCTATGCCCAGCAGAATCGCCAGAGGGTGGATGGAGACGGCCTTGCCGAGCAGGAAGGGCTGGAGGACGTGGCCCTCCAGCTCCATGACGCCCACGAAGATGATGAGCATGATGACGGCCTTGACGAAGCCGAGGGTCACCAGCACCACTGCCACAGAGATGACGCCGGCGATGAGCGCTCCGGCGATCGGCACGAAGGCCAGCACGAAGGTGAGGGCGCCGATGGCCACGGCCACGCCTGATCCGATGACGGCCGCTCCGATGCCGGCTCCCAGGCCATCGACGAAGGCCACGACGACTGCGGCCCGCACATAGCCGACCAGAGCGACCCATCCCTTGGTCGCGGCCTCCAGGATACGAGGGCGACTGCCACGGGGAATGAGGACGGAGACGCTTCTGGAGATCGAACTGCCCTGGAAGATGAAGAAGAACATGGCGAACAGAGCCATCACCAGACCTGCGAGGAAGCGGCCGACACCCGATCCGGCGGCTGCGGCCCAGCTGGCGATGCGGCCCTGGGAACCCTTCGCCCAGGCCTCGACCTTGGCGATGTACTCGTTGATCTGGTCGCTGCCGATGTGCAGTGGTCCCTTGTCCAGCCACTGCGTCACCTGCTTGAAGCTGGCCACGGACTGCTCCGAGAGCACCGGCCACTGACTGGCGATCTGGGCGCCGACCAGGGTGAAGATGCCGCCGACGACCACCACCAGGACCAGCAGACACAGGCCTGAGGCCAGTCCGCGGGGTACCCGGTGACGGGTGAGCAGGTTCGCCAGCGGCCACAGCGCCGCGGTGAGCAGGAGAGCCACGGCGACCGGGATCGTGACCTCCGAGATCTTCGCCAGCACCGTTGCGACGACGTAGACGAGAACCCCGATGACGATGACCCGCCACGACCATCCGGCCGCGGTGCGCAGTCCTTGGGGAATGGGATCTTCCGGCCCGTCGGGCGTGGTGTCGGCGCCGTAATCGCGAGCCTCGCGGCGCGACCTGTCGCTGGCGTCCCGAGCTGTCATGGCCGTCCTCTCCCCGGGGCCGCGTTCGGCCCGACGATCTGAACGGTAGCGTTATTCCGGTCAGTGGTCAGCGACATCTGCTGGCCAGCCGCGGATTCACGGAGGTGTCCATGACTGCCCAACCCCTGAACCGGCTCGTCGCCGAGGACTGGGCCGAGGCCCTGGCACCCGTCGAACCGGTCATCCACTCGATGGGCGACTTCCTGAGGTCCGAGTTGGCGGAGGGCCACGGCTACCTGCCCGCCGGCGATCGGGTGCTGCGCGCCTTCACCCTGCCGATGTCTCAGGTCAAGGTGCTCATCGTCGGCCAGGATCCGTATCCGACTCCCGGCCACCCGGTCGGCCTGAGCTTCGCGGTGGAACGCGATGTGCGTCCCCTGCCTCGCTCCCTGCAGAACATCTATGCCGAGCTGCAGTCCGATCTGGGGATCCCTCCGTGCCCCCACGGCGATCTGACCGGATGGTTCGAGCAGGGCGTCCTGCTGCTCAACAGGTGCTTGACGGTGCGTCCCGGCAAGCCCGCCTCCCACCGCAACAAGGGGTGGGAGCAGGTCACCCAGCTCGCGATCGAATCGCTGGTGGCGCGCGGAGGCCCACTCGTCGCCATTCTGTGGGGCCGCGACGCCCAGACACTGGAACCGGTGCTCGGCGACGTGCCCGTGGTGAAGTCGCCCCACCCCTCGCCCATGTCGGCCCGGTACGGATTCTTCGGATCCCGGCCGTTCAGCCGCACCAATGAACTCCTCGAGAAGCAGGGCGCCGAGCCCGTCGACTGGCGACTGGACCTGCGGGAATAGGTTGCCGGGTCGCAGCCGTTGACGCAGCAGTCATCAACTCGAGCGGTACCCCGGCGGCGGGGAACTGAGGAGGACTCATGAACGGCGACGAGACCATCGATCCGGCCCGTGCTCTGCCGGGCCGCTCCGAACCGGTCCTCGCGATGCCCTTCCGGCATCGTGTTCTCGGCGCGCCCCTGGACCACCACTTCGACAACGCGCAGGTGATCTACCTGGCCCTGGGATGCTTCTGGGGCGCGGAGAAGCTGTACTGGCAGACCGACGGCGTCCTCATGACGGCGGTCGGGTACATGGGCGGCGTCACGCCCAATCCCACCTATCAGGAGGTCTGCACCGGGCGCACCGGCCACGCCGAGACCGTCAGGGTGACCTATGATCCCTCGGTGCTGCCGACCGAGGAGGTGCTGCGCCTCTTCTTCGAGAACCACGACCCCACCCAGGGCATGCGCCAGGGCAACGACGTCGGCACCCAGTACCGATCGGCGATCTGGTGCACTCTCAGCGACCAGTACGTCACCGCCGCGGCGGTCCGGGGCCAGTACCAGACGGCCCTCCTCGACGAGGGGTACGGGCAGATCACGACGACCGTCGAGATGGCCGAGGGTCATCCCTTCCATCTGGCCGAGGCCGAGCACCAGCAGTACCTGGAAGCCAATCCCTTCGGCTACTGCCCGATCCATGCCACAGGGGTCTGCCTGGCCCGGTGAGCGGCACCTCAACCCAGCAGGTGGATCAGCACGGCACACTCCGGCGTCCGACCTCCGAAGATCTCCTTCGTCTTGTCGACCGCCGAGCTCAGCCATGATCGGCTCGGGTACTTGTCCCCTACAGCGGCCTTGATCTGCTCGTAGACCGGGCCCTCTGACAGGACTGACGCCCGGCCCTCCACGACCGGCTCCTCAATGACCGGTTTCCCCCGCGACGTCGCCGCCCGCACGCTGACCACGCAGTCATCCGGAAATCGCTCGCGCACCCCGCGGTCGTCGGCAAGCCAGTAACCGACCTGACCGTCGGCCACCGGCACCAGCTGCTCCAGGCTCGTCCGGGCGCGCCCCTCGTCGTCATACGAGGTGACAAGCATGTGCTCGGCAGTGCGCAGACTCATCGCTGATCCTCGCCCCCCTCAGCGGTCCCCAGTTCGGGTCGCGAACTCTCGGCCGGCAGTTCCGCAGCATCCTCGGACGCACCCTCGTCGACCTGCGCCCTACCGGAGCGCCGCAGGGCATTCTCACGGATCGCGTTCTCACGCTGAGCCGCCGCACCCTCCAGGGTCCGGCGTCGCACCGAGCCGATGGTCCGCCGGGGCAGGCCGATGCCCAGGCCCAGCAGCACGCCCGCGATCAGCGCGACGGCACCGACGATCCAGACGGTCTTCATCGGATTCTGCAGGACGTCGACGCTCTTACCGGCGTTGGCGGCCCCCATGATGGTCCGCATGTCCATCGACAGCCTGACAACCATGTACAGGCCGATCCCCAGGCACACCGCACCCACAACGACGAGAACCCACTTCACTGCCTTCATCACGCCACGATCCTAGTGCGGGAAGCACCCACCGGGCGAGCAGCGGGACGAGAATGTGTCCTAGGCTGGGGGGTCATGGCCACCACACGCACAGCGACCTCCGCAGACCTCAGATTCATGGTGCACGTGCTGTGCCTGGCCGTCGGCGGCCCCTCCGGACCACTCTCTGTACAGGAATGCCACGACGATCCCGTCCTGGCCCACTACCTCGACCTGTGGACGCCGTCTCAGATCGGCCTCATCTGCTCGGCCGAGGGGCGGCCCGTGGGCGCCTGCTGGCTCACCTTGCGCCCGGCCGAGGATCCGGGTCTGGGCTACGTCGCGCCCGGTATTCCGGAACTCATCATCGGTATCGCACCGGATGCCCGGGAGCAGGGGCACGGCAGCTTCCTGCTCGCCAGCACTCTTCAAGCAGCCGACGCCGCAGGCGTCCGTTCGGTCAGTCTTGCCGTCGACGCCGAGGACCTCCGCACCGCCGCCCTCTTCCAGAACGCCGGATTCACCGCCGTCGGGCACAACGGCGATCGCACCATCATGCTTCGCGTCGCCTGAGGTGGTGTGGGTTGTGGCGGGTGTGTGTGGTGTGTGGCGGGGCAAGAAGAGGGGGGTCCTGCACCGGTTCGGTGCGGGACCCCCCTCTTCTTGTCTTGTGGGAGTGTGGGTGGTGTTCCGGCGGCGTCCTACTCTCCCACCCACTGGCGTGGGCAGTACCATCGGCGTGTGGAGGCTTAACTTCCGGGTTCGGAATGGGTCCGGGTGTTTCCCTCCAGCCATGGCCACCGGAACACCAGAATCATGGTGTTCGGTTCATGGAACTATATCGAATTGTGACACACACACTCTCACTCTCGGTGCCGCACACCCCCAAGGGGGTGTGGTGGCCGGGAGCCGTACAGTGGATACAAGCGTTGCAGATCAGTGATGAACGTGTTGAGGGCAAGCCCTCGGCCTATTAGTACCGGTCAGCTCCACACCTTGCAGTGTGTCCACGTCCGGCCTATCAACCCGGTGGTCTACCGGGGGCCTTACCAGATTCATCTGTGGGAACCCTCATCTTGAAGCGTGCTTCCCGCTTAGATGCTTTCAGCGGTTATCACGACCCGACGTAGCCAACCAGCCATGCTCCTGGCGGAACAACTGGCACACCAGAGGTCAGTCCGTCTCGGTCCTCTCGTACTAGAGACAGCTCTTCTCAAGATTCCTGTGCGCGCAGCGGATAGGGACCGAACTGTCTCACGACGTTCTAAACCCAGCTCGCGTGCCGCTTTAATGGGCGAACAGCCCAACCCTTGGGACCGACTCCAGCCCCAGGATGCGACGAGCCGACATCGAGGTGCCAAACCATGCCGTCGCTGTGAGCGCTCGGGCAAGATCAGCCTGTTATCCCCGGGGTACCTTTTATCCGTTGAGTGACGGCACTTCCACAAGCCACCGTCAGATCACTAGTCCCGACTCTCGTCCCTGCTCGACATGCCTGTCTCACAGTCAAGCTCCCTTGTGCACTTGCACTCGACACCTGATTACCAACCAGGCTGAGGGAACCTTTGGGCGCCTCCGTTACCTTTTAGGAGGCGACCGCCCCAGTCAAACTACCCATCAGGCACTGTCCCTGAACCGGATCACGGTCCGAGGTGAGGTAACCAGAACGACCAGAGTGGTATTTCAACAATGACTCCACAACCACTGGCGTGGCCGCTTCACCGTCTCCCACCTATCCTACACAAGTCGCACCGATCACCAATACCAAACTATAGTAAAGGTCCCGGGGTCTTTCCGTCCTGCTGCGCGTAACGAGCATCTTTACTCGTAATGCAATTTCACCGAGTTCATGGTGGAGACAGTAGGGAAATCGTTACTCCATTCGTGCAGGTCGGAACTTACCCGACAAGGAATTTCGCTACCTTAGGATGGTTATAGTTACCACCGCCGTTTACTGGGGCTTAAGTTCACCGCTTCGAACCCGAAGGCCCTGACAGTTCCCCTTAACCTTCCAGCACCGGGCAGGAGTCAGTCCGTATAC contains these protein-coding regions:
- the trhA gene encoding PAQR family membrane homeostasis protein TrhA, producing the protein METVVRGRDRLLAVPGELEPVPRLRGWIHTVMAPLVLVSGLGLIVAGGSWGNRFAVAVWICTGIVLFGNSAVYHRIPWAPRIKRMLRRIDHANIAVFIAGTYTPLAVSMLTGASRVVLLSVIWGCAVAGVLFRVRWTDAPRGLYTGLYIVMGWTALWWLPQFWRSGGAAVVILILAGGVCYTLGAVAYARRRPDPWPAWFGFHEIFHAGTALGAACHAVAIGLAVI
- the uppS gene encoding polyprenyl diphosphate synthase, with the translated sequence MHPAEHYIAKAGELLDRLHPSGLLYNTYEARLLDQLDRTRLPQHVAVLADGNRRWARLNAPGQPLVAGYQAGSDKLQAFCHWCDGVGIPVVTLWVLSTDNLQRAETGELGPLLKVIESLVTTLSHNPRWRVQAVGDMGLLPTEMAASLAQAKESSAGHQGMHINVAIAYGGRHELRDAVRSLLAEEASRGASLEELSRSLEIDQIAEHLYTKGQPDPDLIIRTSGEQRLSGFLMWQSAHSEFYFCEALWPDFRKVDFFRALRSFTQRERRYGR
- a CDS encoding thioredoxin domain-containing protein gives rise to the protein MPNHLADATSPYLLSHAANPVDWFGWGPEAFDEARVRNLPLLVSVGYSSCHWCHVMALESFSDPAVAEVVNQYFVAIKVDREENPDVDASLMQATLALTGSGGWPNTVFCTPDGRPFFAGTYFPPEPRGGQPAFVDVVRALGQAWQERRDEVVQQAGEITGQLRAMASAQQPDEAGHEDAAVRMPTAQELLDAVGSDYDIVNGGFGGPTKFPTPTLIDALLVKGDPTSLDMAQNTCEHLVRGGVFDQVGGGFHRYSTDSQWTVPHFEKMLNDNGLLLGTMARCWRRTADHDPDRRALYDHAVRRTVGWLRREMTTEEGLLAASLDADSDDLAGHTHEGIFYLWNPQLLVDALGADEAEWLRPLLHLGDEGNVEGDLSTLQMRGRLDWERINADLDRMLEYRALRSRPARDEKVITAWNAMVIDSLVEAGMILREWSWVEWACELAENLWNAHWRDGRLLRTSLHGRPGTSAVTEDHAHLGLALAGLAGATGRQVWLERAVQVLDVAVDRFSEAGGAFADASGSDLVVAPARALTDDANPSATSAMVKALRRVGLMAGRDDLVERAEQASRRLAPVVAEAPRYAGWALADHLIADDARRGLRPAAVVVVEEDGAPGELAAAAWRMAPSGSALMRGAAGTEGFDGWFDERGDEQGPTAYVCRGTVCFEPVTDYLELKDPLWRRV
- a CDS encoding helix-turn-helix transcriptional regulator, whose product is MSARQLAALVDVAPTTVTRIEAGAVSPSFDLAQEILAVLGAPIGVTGAADVGAIAAARLALDPKLGLAVTPGVEAWLQRWARIGLIDVKGRAINGKEADLLFRVGRVARLTRRPGAVDFKAGPTAYDIAEALDTASIEYAVTGDAGANLYRSSAGEAWPVLYVDEVERAAGVAGLVRKERGSFGMRVTLIPFDGVSELGRTRIDGITVVARDQAVVARDQAVIDAYGGIDRMVEQADVLVGRRVA
- a CDS encoding GNAT family acetyltransferase, translated to MPVEMIGPGFQNLIVFLALAAFGVIAWFSIRRNIRGIDFEEVPSGPELKRPASEDPAGDAAGGSEK
- a CDS encoding DUF4307 domain-containing protein, whose product is MSPVTDGAAQTGGRLSPEERERISQRYPRRRPRLWIPLVCLAGALLVAWTVWSGLHHSDEPMQVQLFGYQVVGDSSVEVTLDVHRSDPSVSGSCTVYALSQDNQRVGETPLRIVPASSEDVRITAHVKTFSKAVTAQLENCQASR
- the greA gene encoding transcription elongation factor GreA, translating into MPESQDTVWLTQEAFDKLTKELAYLKGEGRTEISKKIAEARSEGDLSENGGYHAAREEQGQAEARIIQLDHMLRNAQVGEKPAGSHKVVPGSKVTVCYFGDRSDTETFLLGSREMVGLDDSVDTPVYSPQSPLGAAVLDLEVGATASYNAPNGKTIEVTVLDVTD
- a CDS encoding AI-2E family transporter, with protein sequence MTARDASDRSRREARDYGADTTPDGPEDPIPQGLRTAAGWSWRVIVIGVLVYVVATVLAKISEVTIPVAVALLLTAALWPLANLLTRHRVPRGLASGLCLLVLVVVVGGIFTLVGAQIASQWPVLSEQSVASFKQVTQWLDKGPLHIGSDQINEYIAKVEAWAKGSQGRIASWAAAAGSGVGRFLAGLVMALFAMFFFIFQGSSISRSVSVLIPRGSRPRILEAATKGWVALVGYVRAAVVVAFVDGLGAGIGAAVIGSGVAVAIGALTFVLAFVPIAGALIAGVISVAVVLVTLGFVKAVIMLIIFVGVMELEGHVLQPFLLGKAVSIHPLAILLGIAVGSVLAGIVGALFAIPLVAFGVAFARAMAHVDDEEEEAEDEEDVDEEDADEGPGTPDEENAATP
- a CDS encoding uracil-DNA glycosylase, translated to MTAQPLNRLVAEDWAEALAPVEPVIHSMGDFLRSELAEGHGYLPAGDRVLRAFTLPMSQVKVLIVGQDPYPTPGHPVGLSFAVERDVRPLPRSLQNIYAELQSDLGIPPCPHGDLTGWFEQGVLLLNRCLTVRPGKPASHRNKGWEQVTQLAIESLVARGGPLVAILWGRDAQTLEPVLGDVPVVKSPHPSPMSARYGFFGSRPFSRTNELLEKQGAEPVDWRLDLRE